A stretch of the Neptunomonas phycophila genome encodes the following:
- a CDS encoding EAL domain-containing protein: MASQRFPFYQPIIETATGRIAGYEALARTTEPGGKIVSAGDSFTDQLVPILERIEWDRSIRRQTMEQLHLLPPNTFISINISPEWIQHLDTLDALPTLEMVEEAGVDPARVIIEITESEGDLHLLEQLVNRYRELGMQVALDDFGNGYSQLDRIAVLKPDYVKLNIQHLREGADAGRGVSLVQQLSMIASRLGCKVMCKGVETEDDFFLALSCQAVCTQGFLFSPAQQNMLDPESTVEKASELLNYYRDMATELVARNHWRAEKAKGELLGLREVLRTTPSDEELIQFVPSEHFLRFYICDLSGNQVSPNFENSDRGWIINEAPKGSNWSWRPYFFELLGASDLHSRVVFSAPYQDIHSGKQAQTAVMFIDEQRILLADMLDTQKANETLSGFSAMPASWVPGLET; this comes from the coding sequence ATGGCATCGCAACGTTTCCCTTTTTATCAGCCAATTATTGAAACAGCTACCGGGCGTATTGCCGGTTACGAAGCATTGGCTCGGACAACAGAGCCAGGCGGCAAAATAGTGTCTGCTGGAGATAGTTTTACTGATCAGTTGGTGCCTATTCTTGAGCGTATTGAATGGGACCGGAGTATACGCCGACAAACAATGGAGCAGTTACATCTGCTACCGCCTAACACCTTCATTAGTATTAATATTTCTCCTGAATGGATACAGCATTTAGATACTCTGGATGCATTGCCGACTCTTGAAATGGTTGAAGAAGCAGGTGTTGATCCTGCACGGGTTATTATCGAAATAACCGAGTCTGAAGGGGACCTTCATTTGCTGGAACAATTGGTAAACCGCTACCGAGAGTTAGGTATGCAGGTTGCCTTAGATGATTTTGGAAATGGTTATTCTCAGCTAGATCGCATTGCCGTATTAAAGCCTGATTACGTTAAACTGAATATACAGCATTTGCGCGAAGGGGCCGATGCAGGGCGAGGAGTCTCGCTTGTCCAACAACTCAGTATGATTGCTTCGCGCTTGGGTTGTAAGGTTATGTGTAAAGGGGTTGAAACGGAGGATGACTTCTTTCTGGCGCTAAGCTGCCAAGCCGTGTGTACACAAGGTTTTTTGTTCTCGCCTGCCCAGCAAAACATGTTGGATCCAGAGTCCACCGTTGAGAAAGCTTCTGAACTGCTCAATTACTATCGGGATATGGCGACTGAGCTGGTGGCCAGAAATCATTGGCGGGCAGAAAAAGCCAAAGGTGAGTTGCTAGGCTTGCGTGAAGTGTTACGCACAACGCCCAGCGATGAAGAGTTGATTCAATTTGTACCTAGCGAACATTTTTTACGCTTTTATATCTGCGACTTGTCCGGTAATCAGGTGTCGCCTAACTTCGAAAATAGTGATCGGGGATGGATTATTAATGAGGCTCCTAAAGGTTCGAACTGGAGCTGGCGCCCTTATTTCTTTGAGCTGCTAGGGGCTAGTGATTTACACAGCCGAGTTGTTTTTTCGGCACCTTATCAAGACATCCACAGTGGCAAGCAAGCGCAAACAGCCGTTATGTTTATTGATGAACAGCGAATTCTGTTGGCGGATATGCTTGATACGCAAAAAGCGAACGAAACACTTTCTGGCTTCAGTGCTATGCCGGCCAGCTGGGTGCCAGGGTTAGAAACCTAA
- a CDS encoding bifunctional diguanylate cyclase/phosphodiesterase gives MALQRIYSQRKLITAFVFLLTLAIGLYGVTLGHSLADAHLRAQMSALGNAKARFLESRLGHILTSTRIMALEINRNNGTINNFDEFASEIISSLGGISNLQLAPDGIVTEIYPLTGNEKALGHNILRDDKRRDEALLAIKERHLTLAGPFELVQGGIAVIGRYPVFLDAEVGSRFWGFCSVVIYLEELLKQAYLEDLLEQGYGYQLSRTDPVSKAPYIFLKSGFELEGISETVSINVPNSSWLLTVYEPHHGVELIDVLGGVLSVFFAGLLAFLANYYMRKPEVLKLIVDEKTAELEQLAFYDPLTGLANRRLLIEHLKYAVNKSIRNNIQSALLYLDLDDFKRINDSLGHEIGDGLLEEVSTRIVNNIRKGDIAARLGGDEFAVLFVNFSSTHNISQLVSKLIQVIEAPMLLQKKSLSISTSIGITLIPADSDDVPTLLKNADIAMYAAKRKGKGGFKFFDSALQQAALDRLRIEEGLIQALERDEFRLYYQPIVNLNTEKVVSYEALIRWEHPESGLLSPDKFIAIAEESGILLQMGYWAINQACLLIKNTAYLGDERFGVAVNLSPRQFTDAELVPTIERFIKKYEIDAKYLEVEVTETALMDCLDEACATLDKLRAMGINVAIDDFGTGYSSLSLLKRLPVDKLKIDRSFIMDLETDESGRKIVGTLISMAHTLELTVVAEGIETPSQCAILQSLGCEQGQGYFFSKPKSIEHYYEGLP, from the coding sequence ATGGCGTTGCAGCGTATTTATAGCCAGCGTAAATTAATAACGGCATTTGTTTTCCTGTTAACGCTAGCGATCGGCTTGTATGGGGTCACATTAGGTCATTCGTTAGCCGATGCGCATCTTCGTGCGCAAATGAGTGCTTTGGGTAATGCTAAGGCTCGATTTTTAGAAAGTCGATTAGGTCATATTCTGACTTCCACGCGCATCATGGCGCTTGAAATTAATCGCAACAACGGCACCATCAACAATTTTGATGAATTTGCATCAGAGATCATCAGCTCCTTGGGCGGTATCTCTAATTTGCAGTTAGCCCCTGACGGTATTGTGACTGAAATATACCCTCTAACGGGTAATGAGAAAGCGTTGGGTCATAACATACTCCGGGATGATAAGCGTCGGGATGAGGCGCTACTCGCGATTAAAGAACGTCACTTAACGTTAGCCGGCCCTTTTGAGTTAGTTCAGGGCGGCATCGCCGTTATCGGACGTTATCCTGTTTTTTTGGATGCCGAGGTTGGGAGCCGGTTTTGGGGGTTTTGTTCCGTCGTTATCTATTTGGAAGAACTCCTCAAACAGGCTTACCTTGAAGACCTATTGGAACAGGGCTATGGGTATCAGTTGTCACGTACCGATCCTGTGTCTAAAGCGCCTTATATTTTTTTGAAATCCGGTTTTGAGCTAGAAGGTATTAGTGAAACTGTCAGTATTAATGTGCCAAATTCTAGCTGGCTTTTGACGGTGTATGAGCCTCATCATGGGGTTGAGTTAATTGATGTGTTGGGGGGAGTGCTTAGCGTATTTTTTGCGGGATTGTTGGCTTTTCTGGCAAATTACTATATGCGTAAACCGGAGGTGCTCAAACTCATCGTTGATGAGAAGACTGCCGAGTTAGAGCAGCTTGCTTTCTATGACCCACTGACGGGTTTGGCAAACCGGCGATTGCTCATTGAACATTTAAAATATGCTGTGAATAAGTCCATCAGGAATAATATTCAGTCAGCTTTGTTGTATCTGGACTTAGACGACTTTAAGCGTATTAACGATTCCCTAGGGCATGAAATAGGGGATGGTTTATTAGAAGAAGTGTCGACACGCATCGTCAATAATATTCGTAAAGGTGATATTGCCGCACGCTTAGGGGGAGATGAGTTTGCGGTGTTATTTGTTAACTTTTCAAGTACCCATAACATTAGTCAATTGGTGAGCAAGCTGATCCAAGTTATTGAGGCGCCAATGCTATTACAAAAAAAATCATTGTCTATCTCTACTTCCATCGGGATTACCTTGATACCTGCTGATAGTGATGATGTGCCCACGTTGCTTAAAAATGCAGATATTGCTATGTACGCGGCTAAGCGTAAAGGAAAAGGCGGCTTTAAGTTTTTCGATAGTGCCTTGCAGCAAGCGGCGTTAGATCGTTTACGAATAGAGGAAGGGCTAATCCAAGCACTAGAACGGGATGAGTTCCGTTTGTACTACCAGCCGATTGTAAATTTAAATACTGAAAAAGTAGTTAGCTATGAGGCATTAATACGCTGGGAGCATCCTGAAAGCGGGCTGTTAAGCCCGGATAAGTTTATTGCTATTGCTGAAGAAAGCGGCATTTTGCTGCAGATGGGTTATTGGGCTATTAATCAAGCCTGTTTATTGATTAAGAATACGGCCTACTTAGGGGACGAGCGCTTTGGGGTGGCGGTTAATTTATCTCCGAGGCAGTTCACGGATGCGGAACTTGTTCCGACTATCGAGCGTTTTATTAAAAAATACGAGATAGATGCGAAATATTTGGAAGTTGAAGTGACTGAGACTGCTTTAATGGACTGCTTAGACGAGGCTTGTGCAACATTGGATAAGCTCCGTGCTATGGGTATTAATGTTGCTATTGATGATTTTGGTACAGGCTACTCCTCCTTATCTTTATTGAAGCGTTTACCTGTGGATAAATTGAAAATAGACCGTAGTTTTATTATGGACTTGGAAACCGATGAGAGCGGCCGAAAAATTGTTGGTACACTTATTTCGATGGCTCACACGTTAGAGTTAACAGTTGTAGCAGAAGGGATAGAAACCCCTAGTCAGTGTGCTATTTTACAATCGTTAGGGTGTGAGCAAGGGCAGGGGTATTTCTTTAGTAAGCCAAAATCTATCGAACATTATTATGAAGGCTTACCTTAA
- a CDS encoding PQQ-dependent sugar dehydrogenase, with the protein MTKDSLRYWVNTFAMRKPRSTPRFSVCLIMLAASLAQTGQASTFALQPQSLTVEGKRVSVNVPQGYRLELVTTDLSQPRFLTFADNGDLFAGSQSGYVYRLVPPYTRVQKLTPSFRYPHSLTVREGKLFIASTEALYRAEGINGKQLVNVQRVLDLPAGNGHSSRTVKQGHDGKLYISLGISGNCSDQFMGAGYPFEQRRGGLFVVEEKGKSMQLRPYSTGLRNPVGFAWNDQGELFATNNGPDHWGYDQPEEQLAALSEGSFHGMPWYQVIDGKVVRDSCRTNKPPMDMDAVTLPVATFPSRNAPMAIEFIPSTHADARLAGNAVVALHGSWAVKEGEGRASKRPPGLSLVVFSEEQPPKVIDWVTGFQWADGRRWSRPVGVALSPDGVIYFSSDGPVSAIYRLVPIS; encoded by the coding sequence ATGACCAAAGACAGTTTAAGGTATTGGGTGAATACTTTCGCCATGCGTAAACCCCGAAGCACTCCTCGTTTTAGCGTGTGTTTGATCATGTTAGCCGCCAGTTTGGCTCAAACAGGGCAGGCCAGCACTTTTGCATTACAGCCGCAGTCCCTTACGGTAGAGGGAAAGCGTGTAAGCGTGAATGTCCCGCAGGGTTATCGGCTTGAGCTGGTAACCACTGATCTGTCGCAACCAAGATTTCTGACCTTTGCTGATAATGGCGACTTGTTTGCAGGATCTCAAAGCGGCTATGTGTATCGTTTAGTGCCGCCTTATACCCGCGTACAAAAACTAACCCCAAGCTTTCGTTACCCACACAGCTTGACGGTACGCGAGGGTAAGTTATTTATTGCATCTACCGAAGCCTTGTATCGAGCCGAAGGCATCAATGGTAAACAATTGGTGAATGTACAGCGGGTTCTTGACCTGCCTGCGGGTAACGGTCATAGCAGTCGTACCGTCAAACAAGGGCATGATGGTAAGTTGTATATCAGCCTGGGCATTAGCGGTAACTGCAGTGATCAGTTTATGGGAGCCGGTTACCCGTTTGAGCAGCGACGTGGAGGTCTTTTCGTTGTTGAAGAGAAAGGGAAATCAATGCAATTAAGACCCTATTCGACAGGGTTACGTAACCCCGTTGGATTCGCTTGGAACGACCAAGGCGAACTGTTTGCTACTAATAACGGGCCAGACCATTGGGGATATGATCAACCTGAAGAACAATTAGCGGCGTTGAGTGAAGGGTCTTTTCATGGCATGCCCTGGTATCAAGTAATCGATGGTAAGGTTGTTCGTGATTCATGCCGTACCAATAAGCCTCCTATGGATATGGATGCTGTTACGCTACCCGTTGCAACGTTTCCTTCACGTAACGCACCCATGGCCATTGAGTTTATCCCGTCTACACATGCGGATGCTCGATTAGCCGGAAATGCTGTTGTGGCATTACATGGTTCCTGGGCTGTTAAAGAAGGAGAAGGTCGGGCATCTAAACGTCCTCCGGGCTTGTCATTGGTAGTGTTTAGTGAAGAGCAACCACCAAAAGTTATCGACTGGGTAACCGGCTTTCAGTGGGCTGATGGGCGTCGATGGTCACGCCCTGTAGGTGTCGCGTTAAGCCCTGATGGTGTGATTTATTTCTCTAGCGATGGCCCTGTTTCTGCTATATACCGCTTGGTGCCTATTAGTTAA
- a CDS encoding diguanylate cyclase domain-containing protein — translation MDRQLIKRSAGKPTALMLAIALFILLDCSILAINVWLTQHVEQNALAINVAGRQRMLSQQMAKTLLEIKANQYETPSGETRQELNNARHLFSTTLDGFLNGGYVIDGSGILKPFSRTLDPESSEVIHKAMSFFLPLSSSINQLQAAPSPSTIAEAARVAIEVNGPLLAAMNQLTSRMEILSQQKTQLIRRVQGAAFALALINFFVIVRMFFQRAKQSSRQLSSFLALLDNASSAMIVIDSRKRVVMANRMSQELFGYPAHLFMSIGVENLIRKTNGETIGSRRNGDTFRIDLTTRPFKFEDESLTIITVTDISKHAEEQQRLAHLANHDPLTGLVNRRAFFDRLELEVLRTRRTGQLLGVFFLDLNKFKSVNDTLGHTSGDELLKTVADRLLHVVREVDTVARFAGDEFVVMVTDVNHQHELLKIRDKIRSIFSYSFKIKGVEERIGCSLGMAIYPVEGLSATELIEIADQKMYQDKQAS, via the coding sequence ATGGATCGGCAGCTGATAAAACGCAGCGCAGGAAAGCCTACAGCTTTAATGTTGGCAATAGCCTTATTTATCCTTTTGGACTGCTCTATTCTGGCAATCAATGTGTGGTTAACACAGCATGTTGAACAGAATGCATTGGCGATCAATGTGGCGGGTCGCCAGCGTATGCTATCCCAGCAAATGGCGAAAACACTATTAGAAATTAAAGCCAATCAGTACGAAACACCTTCAGGAGAAACTCGGCAAGAGCTTAATAACGCTAGGCATCTTTTTTCAACGACATTGGATGGCTTTTTAAATGGTGGTTATGTCATTGACGGCAGTGGAATATTAAAACCGTTTTCACGCACCCTTGATCCGGAGTCTTCTGAGGTCATTCATAAAGCGATGAGCTTTTTCCTTCCACTCTCTTCGTCGATTAATCAACTTCAGGCGGCTCCTTCTCCATCAACAATTGCTGAGGCAGCCCGAGTGGCTATTGAAGTAAACGGGCCTTTACTGGCCGCAATGAATCAATTAACAAGCCGTATGGAGATACTGTCTCAGCAAAAAACACAGCTGATTAGGCGAGTTCAAGGGGCTGCTTTTGCGCTAGCTCTGATTAATTTTTTTGTTATTGTGCGTATGTTCTTTCAGCGTGCTAAGCAGTCTAGCAGGCAGTTGAGTAGCTTTCTTGCGCTTCTAGATAATGCTTCTTCTGCCATGATTGTTATTGATAGCCGTAAAAGAGTGGTAATGGCTAATCGGATGAGCCAGGAGTTATTTGGGTATCCTGCTCATTTGTTCATGTCTATCGGCGTTGAAAACTTGATTCGTAAAACGAATGGCGAAACGATAGGGAGCCGCCGAAACGGCGATACTTTTCGTATCGACTTAACAACACGCCCATTTAAATTTGAAGATGAGTCACTAACAATTATTACGGTGACAGACATCAGTAAACATGCCGAAGAACAACAACGCTTAGCACATTTAGCTAACCATGATCCGCTGACCGGATTAGTTAATCGACGTGCTTTCTTTGATCGTTTAGAGTTAGAGGTATTACGTACGCGCCGAACGGGTCAGTTATTGGGTGTTTTTTTCTTAGATTTAAATAAGTTCAAGAGCGTGAATGACACTCTGGGCCACACGTCCGGGGATGAGCTATTAAAAACAGTAGCTGACCGGTTACTGCATGTTGTTAGAGAGGTCGACACGGTTGCCCGCTTTGCTGGAGACGAGTTTGTGGTGATGGTAACGGACGTTAATCATCAGCATGAATTATTGAAAATACGCGATAAGATACGCTCAATATTTAGCTATTCATTTAAAATCAAGGGGGTAGAAGAGCGCATTGGGTGCAGTTTAGGTATGGCCATTTATCCCGTCGAAGGTTTAAGCGCCACAGAGCTGATTGAGATCGCCGACCAGAAAATGTACCAGGATAAACAAGCGAGTTAA
- a CDS encoding peptidase M42 yields the protein MEHTSTPPSNDRSGPVSSVIPRRFLDLLAILLRSPSVVGAEHSFFRVLKRELEERGAQVSWYEGVLVAQGARPKSVMFSAHIDRHGLVCTGPNEFQYAAFVASARSDLLGNSVSEQLMNKIVHRFESESVYAYEPWSGAYHGSGVIDRAYICEHRNNLIFELAGMNHLAAGTPVAFQDRLKQTDQALVGQLDNVLTAAALVYLFELGFEGTAFFTAQEEAGKSWRYLLEWFRRFGETTNQLIVVDTSPYPDLEAAGQQHVVLRNKDANATFNEPLTQRLSHLCDELGLRYQFKDRYVEAMNAIQKAKGEEPSSLGSTEMGRIIAASNGLVDGTTLQIPTSGYHTLSESAPLASVSGFLNILSGLCGLAQPAEGRLDV from the coding sequence ATGGAACACACATCTACACCGCCTTCAAACGATCGATCGGGACCCGTTTCTTCGGTCATTCCACGTCGTTTTTTAGACTTATTAGCTATTTTGCTGCGAAGCCCCAGTGTTGTGGGAGCCGAGCATTCTTTTTTCCGTGTTCTTAAGCGTGAACTAGAAGAGCGCGGTGCGCAGGTAAGCTGGTATGAGGGTGTGTTAGTGGCTCAAGGCGCTCGGCCTAAAAGCGTTATGTTCTCGGCACACATCGACCGTCACGGTTTGGTGTGCACTGGACCGAATGAGTTTCAGTATGCCGCGTTTGTGGCGAGTGCACGTTCTGATTTGCTGGGTAACTCGGTCAGCGAGCAGTTGATGAATAAGATCGTACATCGCTTTGAATCCGAATCAGTCTATGCATATGAGCCGTGGTCAGGGGCTTATCATGGAAGCGGGGTGATTGATCGAGCGTATATTTGTGAGCACCGTAACAACCTGATTTTTGAGTTGGCGGGCATGAACCACTTAGCTGCAGGTACACCAGTTGCTTTTCAAGACCGCTTAAAGCAAACCGATCAAGCATTAGTCGGCCAGTTAGATAACGTATTAACGGCTGCAGCTTTAGTGTATTTATTTGAGCTGGGTTTTGAAGGAACGGCCTTTTTTACCGCGCAGGAAGAAGCCGGAAAAAGTTGGCGGTATTTGCTGGAGTGGTTTAGGCGTTTTGGCGAAACAACCAACCAATTGATAGTGGTGGACACTAGCCCGTATCCAGATTTAGAAGCAGCAGGCCAACAGCATGTTGTATTACGAAACAAAGACGCGAACGCCACATTCAATGAGCCATTAACCCAGCGTCTATCTCATTTATGTGATGAGTTAGGGTTACGTTATCAATTTAAAGACCGTTATGTTGAAGCAATGAATGCGATACAAAAAGCAAAAGGCGAGGAGCCTTCATCATTAGGCTCGACTGAGATGGGGCGTATTATTGCCGCATCGAATGGCTTGGTAGATGGTACCACCTTGCAAATACCCACGTCTGGTTATCATACCTTGTCAGAGTCGGCGCCATTGGCATCGGTTTCTGGATTTTTAAATATCTTGTCTGGCCTATGTGGCTTGGCTCAACCCGCAGAGGGGCGTTTGGATGTATAA
- a CDS encoding Rap1a/Tai family immunity protein, with amino-acid sequence MKGLLSAALLLSLFSSQSYALTSQEFYDKCNNLYQSPGKETPQDAVNRALNAGSCSGFVGGMINGFNLVGNMLGQKGAVKRNFVCLPAGKQSQELLDEVIAYIKENPEKASEPVQISVYNTFVLGYPCEEFANKPATQP; translated from the coding sequence ATGAAAGGACTTCTTTCTGCTGCCTTACTACTTTCCCTTTTCAGCAGCCAGTCTTACGCACTTACCAGCCAAGAGTTTTATGACAAGTGTAATAACCTCTATCAATCTCCCGGCAAAGAAACACCACAAGATGCAGTTAACCGTGCGCTAAACGCAGGATCTTGTTCTGGATTTGTAGGCGGTATGATCAACGGCTTTAATTTAGTGGGTAACATGTTGGGACAAAAAGGGGCGGTAAAACGTAACTTTGTCTGCCTACCTGCCGGTAAACAGTCTCAAGAGCTACTTGATGAAGTTATTGCTTACATAAAAGAGAACCCAGAGAAAGCCTCTGAGCCGGTTCAGATTAGCGTATATAACACGTTTGTGTTGGGCTACCCTTGCGAAGAGTTTGCTAATAAACCCGCAACTCAACCCTAA
- a CDS encoding GNAT family N-acetyltransferase/peptidase C39 family protein, producing MPNANLDTSTSVPPTLTIRQAAISDLDVLEQVENTCFLGDKLSRRRLKHWLQANNRIFLVVENNATIFGYGLVLLHKGTRLARLYSLAIMPTGRKTGAGQALLTALENNAAEKGRFFMRLEVSKNNTPAITLYRRLGYWCFDEYRDYYEDHSDALRMQKRILRGACAPNVRNTPWYQQTTEFTCGPASLLMAMATLQPERALTQLEELDIWREATTIFMTSGHGGCHPVGLALAAHYRGFVSAVYINTRTPLFIEGVRSDHKKHIMGVVDQHFKDQAHNAGLQVNYEDITQEQIQQALVRHATIILLISTYRMDGRKAPHWVVVTAMDDDCLYVHDPDPDDLSQDPLDCQHIPIARENFNHMACFGRERLRTAIIIENAAHSNNLS from the coding sequence ATGCCCAATGCCAATTTAGACACATCCACTTCTGTACCACCTACGCTAACGATACGCCAAGCCGCTATCTCTGATTTAGATGTGCTTGAGCAAGTCGAAAATACGTGCTTTCTTGGCGATAAATTGTCTCGCCGACGATTAAAGCATTGGCTGCAAGCTAACAATCGTATTTTTTTAGTGGTAGAAAATAACGCCACTATTTTCGGCTATGGACTGGTTCTTTTGCATAAAGGCACCCGCTTAGCTCGGCTCTATTCATTAGCGATCATGCCAACAGGCCGCAAAACCGGTGCAGGGCAAGCCCTGTTAACGGCTTTAGAAAACAACGCGGCTGAGAAAGGACGTTTTTTTATGCGTCTGGAAGTCTCAAAAAATAATACGCCCGCTATCACTTTATATCGCCGTTTAGGTTACTGGTGTTTCGATGAATACAGAGACTACTACGAAGACCATAGCGACGCCCTTCGTATGCAAAAACGTATACTCAGAGGAGCTTGTGCGCCCAATGTGCGGAATACGCCTTGGTACCAGCAAACCACCGAGTTTACATGCGGGCCTGCATCTTTGCTCATGGCGATGGCAACACTGCAGCCTGAGCGGGCATTAACACAGCTAGAAGAACTTGATATCTGGCGAGAAGCCACAACTATTTTTATGACCTCTGGTCACGGGGGGTGCCACCCGGTCGGTTTAGCGTTAGCGGCGCACTATCGAGGATTTGTTTCAGCGGTTTATATCAATACGCGCACGCCATTATTTATAGAGGGCGTACGCTCCGATCACAAAAAGCACATCATGGGTGTTGTTGATCAGCACTTTAAGGATCAAGCGCATAATGCGGGCTTACAGGTGAATTATGAGGACATCACCCAAGAACAAATACAACAAGCGTTAGTGCGCCATGCCACCATTATTCTTCTAATTAGCACCTACCGTATGGATGGCCGCAAAGCACCTCATTGGGTTGTTGTCACAGCCATGGATGATGATTGTTTATATGTACACGATCCCGACCCAGACGACTTGTCGCAAGACCCTCTCGACTGCCAGCATATTCCTATTGCCCGAGAAAACTTTAACCACATGGCCTGCTTTGGACGTGAGCGTTTACGCACCGCCATCATCATAGAAAACGCAGCCCACAGTAATAACCTCTCTTAA
- a CDS encoding RimK family protein, translated as MYKTLVVVDNETQLADMSAFDAVTFERYLADYPKRNERKTRLINLCDTRQYLSRGYYCSLLAEARQHKVLPSVSAINDLRDSDEKTLSLQLSAALAGVPSDKTITLMIFFGQLADSQAIPDERLAKFARQVFDQYPAPILKVSLTPAHKQSPCIVERYAYAQLEGDLKSAFLEQLSSFVENVWRTPTSRKRARWEMAILVNPNEKQPPSDKVAISRFIKAASKVGIHAEALSAEELGPLSQYDALFIRETTAIDHHTYRLARKAEKEGLVVIDDATSILRCCNKVFLHDAFSYNGVPSPKTEVVIAASEADLDAVEQSFGYPLVLKMPEGSFSKGVYKVKDRTELKERLEELFVDTALVLAQEYLYTDYDWRIGVLNGRAIYACKYMMARNHWQIYNHESKRFNSGGFETLPTFEVPRAVLQAALKACDMIGNGLYGVDIKQKDNQVYVIEVNDNPSIDHKVEDVYLGNELYMVIMTEFANRLEKRGR; from the coding sequence ATGTATAAAACATTAGTCGTTGTTGATAACGAAACCCAACTGGCTGATATGTCAGCGTTTGATGCGGTGACGTTTGAGCGTTATTTAGCGGACTATCCTAAACGTAATGAGCGTAAAACTCGGCTTATTAATCTATGTGATACGCGTCAGTATTTAAGCCGCGGGTACTATTGTTCTTTGTTGGCTGAAGCACGCCAACACAAAGTGCTCCCAAGTGTGAGTGCGATTAATGATCTGCGTGACAGTGATGAGAAAACCCTCAGCTTACAGTTAAGTGCGGCCCTCGCTGGTGTCCCTAGCGACAAAACGATCACCTTGATGATTTTCTTTGGACAGCTGGCTGATAGCCAGGCAATACCGGATGAGCGTTTAGCAAAGTTTGCGCGCCAAGTGTTTGATCAATATCCAGCGCCTATTTTGAAAGTGTCGTTAACGCCCGCTCACAAGCAATCGCCTTGTATTGTTGAGCGTTATGCTTATGCGCAGTTAGAAGGCGATCTTAAATCGGCTTTTTTAGAGCAGTTGTCTTCTTTTGTTGAAAATGTATGGCGAACACCCACTAGCCGCAAGCGTGCACGTTGGGAGATGGCTATTTTGGTGAATCCTAACGAAAAGCAGCCGCCGAGTGACAAAGTGGCGATCAGTCGTTTTATTAAAGCGGCGAGCAAAGTTGGCATTCATGCAGAAGCCTTATCCGCAGAAGAGTTAGGACCATTAAGCCAGTATGATGCGCTGTTTATTCGTGAGACTACGGCGATTGATCATCACACATATCGCTTAGCGCGCAAGGCAGAGAAGGAAGGTTTGGTTGTTATTGATGACGCGACTTCTATTTTGCGATGCTGCAATAAAGTCTTTTTGCACGACGCATTTAGTTACAACGGAGTCCCATCACCTAAAACAGAAGTGGTGATTGCTGCCAGCGAAGCGGATTTAGATGCTGTTGAGCAATCATTTGGTTATCCCCTTGTATTGAAAATGCCAGAAGGGTCATTTTCTAAAGGTGTTTATAAGGTAAAGGACCGCACGGAGTTAAAAGAGCGTTTAGAAGAACTGTTTGTTGATACGGCTTTGGTGTTAGCGCAAGAATACCTTTATACGGATTACGATTGGCGTATTGGGGTGCTCAATGGTCGCGCGATTTATGCATGCAAATACATGATGGCACGCAACCATTGGCAAATTTATAACCACGAATCTAAGCGTTTTAACTCGGGTGGTTTTGAAACCCTACCCACATTTGAAGTTCCAAGAGCGGTATTGCAGGCAGCGCTTAAAGCCTGCGATATGATTGGTAATGGCCTGTACGGTGTGGATATAAAACAAAAAGATAACCAAGTGTATGTTATTGAAGTAAATGACAACCCAAGTATCGATCACAAGGTAGAAGACGTGTACTTAGGGAATGAGCTATACATGGTCATTATGACTGAATTTGCCAATCGTTTAGAAAAGCGCGGACGATAG